A segment of the Onychomys torridus chromosome 16, mOncTor1.1, whole genome shotgun sequence genome:
gagtGAAGGCTGCCAGTGCTGGGTAATGTGAAGTCTTCTCCCTTAACTGCCGTGGGCTCCATTTGCATAGTTTAATCTTCTCCTCTAACATATGTCTCTATGTGGCAAGAGAGAGGGtcccccccttccctttctcaggCTGCTGTTGCAGCagtttatttcttcaaattaaCATGCCGTCGTTACCCATCAGGCCTTGCAGGATCCATTAAACTACCCCTggctccctccatctccccccccacacacacactggatatTGATATTCAGGGAAGGTCTTCTCTGACTAGGGAATCAGGTCCGACACCCCAGAGTTGAGGGAGGTAAGGATCAGATATCCTGCTGATTACTTggaatgaaataaatcttttaagaagtCGACTATCATATCATGCCTTTAAGTGGAGGGTGGATAAAATGACCCTTTTGTGTTCGCAGTCCCTCTGGCCGAGTAAAATTGTGGCTCAGTCTTTGGAAGAAGAGGTTGAGAAGTGTAGGGCGTTTGCCTTTGCTTCATTTTGAAGGAGTACTTCTTCCTCTGTCAGGCTGCAGTCTAAGTGCTTATCTCTGTGTGCAGGGTGAAGACGTCCCGCTTACAGAGCAGACCGTGTCTCAGGTATGactttctccatccctcctcttCACGTGGACAGGGTTACTACAGAGACCAGCAGGAACCCCAACCTCACACTCAGTGAGGTTCCCCGACTCCCTCTTATTCCAGAGTGTCCTCAGCCCCATTGCTCTCACTGTGATCTTGACTGTCAGCCTTGCTCTCTGTACCCTTCAAACCTTCCCTGGCAGATACCTCAGTCCGTGATTGATTCCCCAGCAGAGGCTTGCCTTAAGCAGATGGTCTATGTGCCTGTGAGCACACACTCCTCTTTCTCTTATTATTCAAATGAGGCTGAGCTAGAATTGCACATTCTGGAATGTGCAGGGTTTGCAGATCTATCCTTCTACCTTGACTGCAGATAGACTGTCTACCTGACCTGGGGGCCTGCAAGGGAGTGGTTCTGGGTTTGCCCAGTAGGAATCCTCACTGTCTGGATGTATAAACCCCTCTTTATAACTGTGTCCAATAAcccccagctttttttttctttcctcccaggtATACCTCTTCTCTCTTCATCCCCCCAGTGGATTTGAATTCGGGGGGAGTTTCCCAAACTGACAACCCTCTAGGGCTTTAGAGAGCTTCCTCCTATTCTTCCACCCTTGGGATTTTCTATCCCAGTTCTTCTAAGGAGAGGGAAGGCAAGTGTGGGGAAGGAGAGCCTCAGCCTGCTCACACCCTGTGGCTTGCAAACCCTCCTCAGTGCTGCCCTTGTCTCTGCAGGTGCTACAGTCAGCCAAGGAACAGATCAAGTGGTCCCTCCTTCGGTGAAGATACTCCATGCCCAGTTCCTTGCCCCTCAAAGCCCCACATCTGCTGTGACTTCTTATCCAGGCCCCCAACAGATGCTCTTAGGGTCATCGTGGAGAATCACAATGGACCCTTGCACCTCTATCCTTTCAGGGGttgtccccctcttccttccctctcaagGGCAGATTTGAATGAGGCAGGGGAAACGCCCTCTTCCTACTACACtggtcctcccacccccacattctcTCCTTGGTTTCTTGGCCCTTTTCTATGGCTGTACTTGAGATCAAAGCCGGAGAAAGAATGTTGAGTGTTTCCTCCCTATGCCTGAAAGGCCTTCACCCCAGCAGCCCTATGTCCAGCAAAGGGGAAGGACTCCTCCTTCAGCACAAGTGGGTGTGGAGTATCAGGGGCTGTGTGTCTTTGCCTCAGCAGCTTCTCCCCTTCCTGCTGCCCTGTCCTCTGCCTTGGAAGAGATTGGGAACAGCTTATGGGAAGGGGACAGAGCTGCAGGGGAACAGTGATTTAAATGCTGTCGCAGCTCATGCAGTGCAGTCTGTGCTATGATCTGGCCTTCTGCCTCAGCGCTGCTGCACATGAGAACACCCTGCTCTGGGTCTGTACCACACCTCCTCTGCCTGTGTCACCTGTGAGATCTTTTTGCCTGGTGTGGCCTCTGGTACCCTGGAGCAAAGCCAAACCTTGGAACTAAAACCACTGTTGTGTCCAGAAGTTTCTACACAGAACTGGGCAAGGAGAGGGCCTTAATGACTGGGGCTTGCCATGTTCCTTCTCAGCTCTTCCACTCATGTTCCTCTGCCTTGGTTCTGCAGTCTGCTGTTgagctctccctctctgcctcagccttccctggAAGCGGAGGGTCTGGTGCAGTGCCTTTCCTCTAAGGTTTGGAGTCCCATTCTTGGGTGTAATGTTGCCCCTTGACCCCACATCGCAGTGAAAAATGTCTTAGAAAAACATTCCCGAGCAAGCGCTCTGCCCCGTGCATTGACCGAAGTGGGCATTCTGGAGGTGGCCTCTGCAGGAAATGGAGTCAACGAAGTGAAGTCCACCTTGTATGTACGCTACTGTGCGTCAGAGGAATAAAGTGAATCTTCCAAACTGCCTTTGTGTGATGGTTCTGTTCCTCCCTTTTTTGGCATCTATTCCTGTtcttccagcccccacccccgccccacctCCTCTTataatatttcttccttcctacctCAGAGACTCCCCAGCACTCCCCCTACCCCTAATTTACGGGGCTGTTTGCCTCCTTGGCATCTCTTGGTCCCCTTGCCTGGAAATTGGcgccaggggtggggtggggatggtaTTTTCTCAGTGGGAGACTCAGGGAACTGAGTtctcccccacacacccccaaagCCAGCTGCCTGCTCCCGCCTCAGCCATTAGTAACCCGGAGACGCGCACCTGCGTGGGGGCTCTCCTCCAGCCCCTACTCCCTTCCCGCACCCCCCACTCCTCTGAAACGGCGCTGAGCGGGTTATTTATCGGAGCCAGCATTGCTCCAGAAGGTCAGGACGGTGGTGTAAATAACCTCTTCTCGCCATTTCCCCGTCCCTCCAGAGcccgctcccctccccctcctccacctttaTTCGCACAAATGAATGTGGCTGGGCTGGCGTAGAGCCTGGCCCTGCATCTTAATGGGGCGGTGAGCTCACAAGATGGATTTAGCTGGGGGTTTTATGGTTGCTGCGGCGACAGGAGAatgctttggttttctttcccccttcctctgcAGGATTTTAAGGAGGGGGCAGTGTGGGGACTCCTCTCCACTGAGATTTGAAGGGTCTCCTCAGTCACCTCTACTGTTCTGACATGGGCCTGCAAATCCTGGACCGacaaggaaaagggaaggagggaggaggcaaaATGGGAAGAGCCTCTGCAGGGCATGAAGCCTATGGGTTGAACAGTCCTTTCTCTGTGAAAACCTGGAACTTGGGCTCAGCATCTGTGAAGCACCTGGGCCCAAGATCCCCCTAAGCATATAGAAAGCGATATACTGGACCATCCCGGCTTGGTCCCTGCACTGGTGGGAAAAGAGCTATGATGTCCTCCATCTTTGGCTGTATGATCTGTGGCTTCTCATGGCCCTGTACAGCCATTGGCTTGGGAGAGCAGGATTATTGCGCAGTTGAGAGCATGGAGAATGTAGTTCTTTCTGTTCAATTCTCAAATCCTGAATTCTCTGACCTTGTTTCTTCAGCCTTCTGTTTCCCAGCAGAACTGAAATGTTGGTGCCCCTGCCTACCCAGACCTTTGGCCAGCAATCTTCTTTTGGGACTCTGCAAACCCATCCTTAGCACTGACTAAAACAGACACAGCAGGGGCTTGGACTGTCTGGTTTGCCTCCCCCTCCTGTTTGTGAACCTTTCCCCCTTCCCCAGGGGATTCTAGGAGGCCCTCCTCCCTTTTTCCCCTTTGGCTGGGAAAGAGACTGCAATCTGAACAGTGCCAGACACCTGCCTGCCAGATGTGGCGATTCCCTGTGCTGCCCCTACCCCACTGTCTCTCTTTTCCCCACCCCACTGAGCTCAGGCAGAGGGAGCCCCCCACAGAGTGATTTACTGCTGCAGTCTCCTCAAGTGCCCCCCTTCAGGTCCCCCCCACATCCCACCCCCGTGCCCATGCTCCCCTCTTTTCCAACCAAGACCAGGAAGCCTCCTCCCACTTCGAGCTGCGGGGCCCTGGGCTGGGGGATCTCTGGCTCCCCCTCTGACTGAAGAAGGAATGAGTGGGTGAAGGGTGACACCCTTGCTGCACCCCTGGGAGAGAAATCAGCAGCGGGACTGAGGACTGTGGCAGCCATAGCTGATGTCATTCTCAACAGGGGAGGACAGGAGCGGAGTAGGTTAACAGAATGGGACCAGCATTCCAGAACTAGATGCAGGGGTCTGGGGCCTCTGAGAAGTTCCTAGGTAGACCAGAGACTATGACTGTGGCTGTGCTATGTACATCCAAGTTTCACGTGTCTGGCCGTGTCTCCAGGCCTTGTGTCTCCAGCTGGGTCTCAGCTAACCCCACAGGCATCTGCCCCTTCAGTCGGACCCCAAACACTCAGGAACTCCAAGCCCTTGCCCTTCTTTCTTCGGTGTTTACCCTTTGGTGTCTTCCTGGGTTTCCCTAGGTTCTTTTCCACATGGTacttctctctctgctcacctcccagGCACCCTGTCCTCTACTTCCTGGCCATAGCAGAACCCACCAGGATCCCACGAAACCAGGGACCCATCCTGTTTTCCTCCCATCCATCCTTGTAACCTGCCATCCAAAGGTCTCTGGTGGGGTGCAACAGGGTTCATGGtggcactgaggcaggaggatgacagtgTCAGAGCTGGACACGCGGAGAGTCCAAGGAAgtaagggaaggggaggagggcagaAGAAGGACCGTGAagcagtgggggcaggggcagagacagaaaccTCTACAGAGAACACAAGCAGGGctagagcaggaagaaaggatggaggtggaggcagggaagaCAGCAAGAAAAGTCTGGGGTGGCGCAGGAGGGGCAGGCTGGCTCTCCTGGGCTGCTTTATGCTGACAGGTCATAaatcatgtatgtgcacatgtgcacatgacacATGTATGTAGGAGCCTGAGGTGCTGAAAAGGATGGTGTCCACAATATTATCCTTTTAGTAGCCTGTTCCTTTGAGGCACCTCGCCATGTCTCAGTATTCTTGATGCTCCAGGGACCATTCTGAAGGCACTTCCACATCTCAGGAACCCTGGCTTTCTCACTTGGAATACAAGCCTGCTGGGATGTTCAAGATCCACAGAATAATCAGAAGGCCCCATCCCCTCACTGCACACCCCGTGGCTGCCCACCGGCTGCTCCTGTCcgtctcctcctccccctctgctTGTCTGCCCCCTCCTCTGCAGCAACCCCTCCCCCAGACTCCGACCCTCAGCCTGCCTGGGGCCTGGGTCAgaggggagacaaagacaggattTATTACCAGTGTGGAGAAGCAGCCAGAGAGCAGAGCTGAAGGCAAGGGCTGACCTTCCTGAGAAGGGGGACACtagaccagaaacaagaagctAGGAAGCTGGACTCTCCTGGCTCCTGCTCAGCCTtgctctcttcattttctctgaaaaCAGAGAAGATGCCCCTGAGGCAATTTTTGGCCTCTAAAGGAAAATTTgaaagggaaacagatgagaCTCATGTCACAGGGTCATTCTCCTACGGATATTGAGTAGGACTGGAAACCATAGGCAACCAGGCCTCCAGTTGTTTCTTCGGTTAGAAAGATCAGGGAGGAGGCTGCCAGATGTGGTACAGAGGACTATTTTCTAATATACAGAGGGTCCTCACATGGCAGACCGGTTAGATCACCAgcaggaaaggaaatggaggtaCTGAAAGACAGGAGGCACAGTCCTGCTGGAAGATGAGGCAGCAGGATTGGTTAGGGGTTACCAGCTCCATCTCCTGGGTTTCCTCCCTGAGATGCACTCAAAGGGTAAGGAAAGCTACCTTTGAAGCAAACACAGTCAGCCTGAGATTGTGTAGTCAGCAGACAGGATATGCTGGAGGAGAGGCTAGTATGATCCAGGGGGTTCCGAGAAACCAGACTGTCTCTGCTGTGGGTGGACCCTGAACTTCTCCCACTAGCTGCCCTTGGAGGCCCCTCCAAAATCTTGGTGTCCAAGGAAGGACAGACACTAGAGTAAACTTCAAGCGAGGGCAAGGTGGAAGAGCCACTGAGCCTTCACCTCAGTACCAGCAACCCATTCCTATTCAGGGCTGATGGGGAAAACTTGGAGCAATCATTGTCTAATTTCTGATGAAATGCTAGAAGTTGGAACTTTTACTGGGAAGGGTAATGGAttgggagaaaacaaaagaattgggaggggcagggaaagggagaggagatcCTGTCTTTTTTCCTTACTCCCCCTTTCCTCGATTGAGGAGGCAGATTTACAGCCTTGGTGTTGGGGGGAGGTGAGCATAAGGAAGACAGATCTGCAGTTTTGCCCTCTGAGTGTCTGGGTACTTAGCTTTAACTCCCCCATTAGCATCAATCCCCATCTTGCTGCCCATCCGTCTTCTGacatcagctccttcctctctctgcaggCCAGGCTTTCTGACCCTAAGTGGCTCTTAAAGGGGCCAGTCTAGacccttttctttccctcctctccctgggGCGGCGGAGGGGGGCAGCAAGTTGGTGCCTGTGCGTATGTATGCTGTGGCCATCCTTTCGGAGGCCAGTGTCACCCAGGGcatgggtgggggcagggtggctCCCCCAGTTCTCTGTAGACCTCCCTTATGTCATGGCCCCTATCCTTTGTCTGCTGCCTCCCCAAGTCTAGAGCAAAGACGCTCCTGGCCAGGGGTTGAGGACTGGGAAAAGCATGTCGATCCTTAGGCagatgctccccacccccaccccatttcctGGAGGCCCAGGGCAAGGAGTGTTTTTAATTCTCAGCCAGCAGTGGACGTGGACAGGCTGGGAACAGAGACTTAGGAAATGCACTGGGTGCCACATTCCTAAGCCTCCTTTCCCAAAGATCCAGGCCGTGGGCCCAGTGGGAGATTTCAAATCCCTTCTGAGAAGGAGACGTCAACCCGGAGAAACCTGCTTGCTAGCTCCTCTCCCCAATTCATTCCTCAGCAACTGAGCTTAGAGGCACAGGAACAGCAGACTCCGCCTGGTCCTCTGAAGAAAGGCTGTAACTGCCCTCCAGGGTCTCCAACAACGACAGGATGCTCACAAAGTTCCTTCCTGATCTGCCTTCCATCCTATCTGCTGCAAAACTCTGCAGGCTTCAGAGGAGGCTCTCAAGGATCGAACCGTTCTCTCTTCCTGGCATCAGACGCCCACCACCCCCAACCCGGAGCTCCCTCTGGTTTGAGATTAGAGGGAGCCGCTGGTGGGGTTCTTGGGAATGTAGCCGTGTCCGAAATAGGAGCCCTCCCCGCGCCCCGGCGGCCCCTTATTTATCACCCTCCAAACCTCACTCTCAAAGAAGCATAAATATTCCCAGTTCCTGAAGGCCGAGCTTGAGCTCGTAAATCTAAgcgggggtagggtggggtgggaggggtccGGCTCAACAAACGCGACCGGGCTCCCACGGGGTGCGCGCCGCCGGCCTCGGGCCCGCCAGCCTCCGGCCCGGCTCAGCCGGGGGCTCAGCTGCTCTGCTCCTCTAGCGGCGCGGCGGGCACGCGCGGCGGGCACGCGCGGGCGCGGGGGAGGGGCGCGCGGCCTCGCTCCCAGCCGCGCCCCCCGCCTTGGGCGCCCACCAAGCTGTAAATCAGGGCCGAGGCCGCCAGGCCAATAGCAACGCGACTCGTAAATCGGCCTGTCAAGAACAGCCAATGAGAGGTGGCGTTAAATCAAGTCCTGTCAGCGCTCGGCCAATGAAAGTCTCTGGGCTGACCATAAATCTGCCTGCGAGAGACAGCGAAAGTGAGAGAATGTGTGCGCGCGAGCGAGGGCTTGCGGGCGGGGCCGTGGGGGaggcgcgggcgggcgggcgcgggcgggcgcgggcgcgggcgggcgggcgcgggcgggcgcgggcgcgggcgcgggcgggcgggcgcgggcGGGCAGGAGACTGCGGTCTGCCCGAGAGACGCCCTGATGGAGAGGGACAAAGAGAGGCCACGACAGTGCGCGGGCTCGCGCGGGGATCCGTGCACTGACTTCGGATCCCAACAGTGCGCCTCAAGAGAAAACCCCCAGGAAAGCCGTTTTCCGTTCCCTCTCTCCTAACTCGGCCTTTATGGAAATTAGGAACGGAGATGAGTGCGGAGCCCCCCACCCCAAGGGAGAAAGGCTAAATTTCTGTCCTTGGTCTCGGGACTCTTTGTGTCCTCTGAGTCCCCCACCCCGGCCCCGCAACTGAAGATTAGGAGGTCAGTCTGATGTCTAATTGCAATCCCTACCGTTGTTCCCTTCCCTTCAAGGAATGTGAAAAGTGAACCCTTTACCAGCCTTCAGAGGGCTGTCAACCTTCGGAATCTTGGGAGGACTGAGCAGGAAGGACTTTTAGGGTTCGCCTGATCACCTGATCTAGCTCCCGCAAGGCAGCTGTTCAGTGGTGGTTAGTCCTTAATGCTGGCAACAGCTCTGGTTAGACTTTGCCCTCAAACCACAGTTTATCACTTAATAGCCTTTTGACTTTGAACAAATTAACCTGTTGGTGTTTGCTTTCACCTTTGTAAGAAAGTATAACAGATCGTCATGGGAATTTTATGCTAACACGAAATATCTTCACATGGTTTTAGCACTACACAAAGAGTGTCCCCCGATTTTCAGCTTTCTACAGAGCATGACACCTGAAGCCTAGAGTGGCGCAGAGGTCTCCAGTTCATGGAGCTTGTCACTCAAGTCCGTGGTCAGGTCTCAGTTCCACCATCCCTGCAGCTGTCTTGCCCTGTCTCAGGAGCCTCAGCTTTTGTTTGTTGGCTGTGGAGAACACCTAGAAACACGGGCTCTGGATTAGTTCCTGAGTGGGAGGGGGGTCTTTCTATTCTTATTtcaatacttaatttttttcttgtctcaaaacagGCATCTGGGgatagttggggatttagctcagtggtagagagcttgcctagcaaactcaaggcctggggtttgatcctcagctccccccaccaaaaaaaaaaaaaaaagagagagaattttttttctttttctttctttttttttctttctttttttctcttttctttttctttctttctttttttttttgttttttgtttttttttttcgagatagggtttctctgtgtagctttgcacctttcctggaactcacttggtagaccaggctggccttgatctcacagagatccacctggctctgcaggcgtgcaccaccatgccgggtggtggtggtgcacgcctgtaatcccagcactcgggaggcagaggcaggtggatctctgtgagttcaaggccagcctggtctaccaagcgagttccaggacagcctccaaagctacagagaaacccagacttgaaaaaccaaaaaaaaaaaaaaaaaaaaaaaaaaaaaaaagggggggggggcacagcaGCAGGGGCATCTTGCCAACCCCAACTCACATTCCATCCCCAGTACTCACACGGTGGGTGCTCACCCAATACCTTACTCTGTCCCACCTTAGATAAGGATGGAGACTCCAGTAGCtgggcatagtgactcacacaTGAAATCCCCACCTtccagagcctgaggcaggaggatcagcattcaaggccagcctcagacgAATAGTGACTccctatttcaaaagaaagaaaaaccaatggTCTCAGCAAGGATTACATGCCTGCAATATTTGTTTGTcctgaaatataaaaaaacaaaaccaaaaaaaaccctaaaccaAAACATCCTCATTCTTCACTTTCCTTTCcaagcttggtgtgtgtgtgtgtgtgtgtgtgtgtgtgtgtgtgtgtgtgtgtacacatgcgtgTAGGTGCAAATCCTGAGCCTCCACCCTTGGCGGGGGATCTTGCTGGCACTTACAATACTCAACCGGAAGTCAGAAAGGAAGCGCAGAGAACCAACGCCATCTGGTGGACATTGTGCTTTCAGGCGATAGTTACAGAATGATAATGCTTGGGATGGCAGGGGTGTGCCCTCCAACATTTCTGCTGGGCTTTCTTCGGCCTGGACAggaagatgggaggaagagaACTTCCCATGTGCAGCTGCCACCTGCTAAGTTCGATTCCATTTTCCCAGAGCACAGTCTCCACCTTGACTGTCCTCTTGCTTGGGGGCACAATGGACAGGATTCACCTCAGCGGTATAACCCGTAGTGTTGAATAAACCTCCTGGCCTGGATGGGTATTCTGGCAGCAGTGGTGAGTGGTGAGGGCTGTTTTATTAAGGAAaaagacacacacctgtaatcggGCTGTGGCTAGGGCAGGAAGGTCTCAAATTTGaaggcagcttgggctacattgCAAAACtatcttaaaggaaaaaataaaaagggagagagaaagctaaTTCTCTCCAAGTACCATACATGTCCTGCAACCTAGAACCCTGTCAGTCATAGGCTGTGTCTATCCCTGGATAGCTGCTCTCTAAACTGCCCTAACACATCCCAAAGCCTCAATTACTGGTTCCAGTTCTGATCCTGACTTAGATCTTTCTCTCCCAGGTAACCACTCCTGGGCGTTAAAAGCGTGCAATGTGGGGCTAGAAAAACGGGCAGGTCAGTGAAATGCTTACTCTGCAAACATGGGGACCTGTGTTTGGATCTCCTGCACACATGTAAGAGCTgtgcatggctgtaatcccagcatcggTGAGGCTATGTCAGGAGGATACCTGGAGCTTgttggccagccaatctagccaaatttctgagttccaggttcagtgagaaaactAAGGTGGAAAGAGACCAGGgaagacccccccacacacacactcacacacacacgtgcacgcagaGTGAGACGCATTTATTAATAATCAACCTAGCACAACGCAGGGCTGACACATTGATTCCTGGATGGGAAAGCAGTGTACACCCACACCACTGAGGTTGTCTGTGAAAATGTCCAAGGACTGAAAGGCAGGGCCTGCCCTCTGTGGGCCACTCCTGATGCTGGCCTGCCCTGGTGAATGAACTAACAGCTCTAATGGAACCGACGGAAACTCTGTGGCCCGCGTTTCAGGATGAAGCCATATGCGTGGCGGAACTGGCGGTTCATGGCTGCGTAGAGCACAGGGTTGATGCAGCTGTTGAGCCAGGTGAGGTTGGCAGCCACCATGTGCACTACCCGCGGAGCGCGGCCCCTGGCGTCCAAAATGTTGAGCAGCAGGAAGGGGATGTAGCTGAGGGCGAAGCATAGGAACACTGCGAAGCACATGCGCGTCACCTTCCCGAACTCCGATGGAGCATTCGGGGCTCTGCGCGCTCCTGCAGCTTCCTGGGGCCTGTGATGCGCTTCAGAAAGGCCTCTCTCTACAATATGCTGGGCTGCCTTTCTGGTGCTCTGGCCCCCCGCTTCTGACGAGTCACCTTCCAGGGTCTGAGTTGTCGCAGCACTGACTGGCTCAGATGAAATCCCCTCACTGGGTCCTCTTGAGGCAAGCCCGCTGTCTAGCTCCTGGAAGTGGCCAGGCATGGCCTCTTTTGTCCCAGCCACCTGGTGAGAGCGGATGCTGGCTCGCTGCAGCCGGTATTGGTCTAGCGCTCGAGCCGCACGCTTCACTTGGCGGTGGATGAGGCAGTAGAAGACGCCCACACTGCTGAGCCCAAGCACAAAGAAGATGCCCATGAGGATGGTGGTGTAAGGCCGGCCTCGAATGCGATCAAAGCTGCAGGTGCAGACCACTGGCACCAGGACAAACACATTCCAGAGTGGGGCAAAGCTTGCCACCCCCACGATCCAGCTGCCCACCAGCGCCAGCACGATCCCCTTGGCACTGAAAACCTGGGGAAAGAGCTTAGGGTGGGCAATGAGGAGGTAGCGTCCTAGAGCAATGAGACAGAGGGTGAGAATGGAGACAGAATTGGAAGTAAAGAGGAGGAGCCCGAATATTCTGCAGAAGATGGCGCCTGTGCGCCAATGGAGGTGGAGGTATGTGTCCACAGAGAACGGTTGCAGGAGCGTGCAGTAGAGTAGATCAGCCAGGGTGAGGTTGGCAATGAGCAGGTTGAAGCGAGTTCGGAGCTGAGGACGGATGGCCAATGCCAGCAGGGTGAGTACATTGCCCACGGTGCCTGTCGCAGCTACTACCACACCCCAGAGAACTGCAAAGTAACGATAGCCCAACACAGACTCATGGTAACAGGAGAAGTTGGCATCCGAGGTGTTCCACATGATGGAGactgaagggagaggagagagagatggaatgaGAATTCACTCTTCATCTTGCCTGCTTTGGACAGCTGTGTCCCCCACACCTGCTCTGCACCTAGAACTTTACAATTCTGGAAAGCCCCTGTCACACCACTTCATCTCCAAGTTCCCagctctctgtccttcctttcaCATCCTTAGATTTCTTTCCTAAATTAATGGTCCCTTCCAGAAACGTTAATTCTCTGTTTCCCTAAACGCCAGGCCCCTTCAATACATGTGGGATGCTCCCCATGAACCTGGGGCCTCCATCAGAATTCCTTCCCAGTTCCTGAAGACCAGCCAGGAGTCCCTTGTCCTCTGCTCCTCCTTCTGCAAAATAGAGCCCtgatctttctttgtttctttttttgttttttgatagtgtcttgttatgtagctctggctggccttaactcacagTGATTCTCTAGCCTCAGACCTGTACCACTATTCTCCTGACCTTAAAATTTCTGATTGTAACTACCTGGAAAATGAGAGGATTAAGAAAGTAAGactgtgtaacacacacacacacacacacacacacacacacacaca
Coding sequences within it:
- the Gpr84 gene encoding G-protein coupled receptor 84, producing the protein MWNTSDANFSCYHESVLGYRYFAVLWGVVVAATGTVGNVLTLLALAIRPQLRTRFNLLIANLTLADLLYCTLLQPFSVDTYLHLHWRTGAIFCRIFGLLLFTSNSVSILTLCLIALGRYLLIAHPKLFPQVFSAKGIVLALVGSWIVGVASFAPLWNVFVLVPVVCTCSFDRIRGRPYTTILMGIFFVLGLSSVGVFYCLIHRQVKRAARALDQYRLQRASIRSHQVAGTKEAMPGHFQELDSGLASRGPSEGISSEPVSAATTQTLEGDSSEAGGQSTRKAAQHIVERGLSEAHHRPQEAAGARRAPNAPSEFGKVTRMCFAVFLCFALSYIPFLLLNILDARGRAPRVVHMVAANLTWLNSCINPVLYAAMNRQFRHAYGFILKRGPQSFRRFH